From Etheostoma cragini isolate CJK2018 unplaced genomic scaffold, CSU_Ecrag_1.0 ScbMSFa_3783, whole genome shotgun sequence, one genomic window encodes:
- the LOC117940934 gene encoding kinesin-like protein KIF16B, protein MEAKHQSEKAELERLQQEVESQRKESEEVQQRILHQEESLRRRSQDIESRLRDFLAEKESFEMERRSEVHEEEVQRQRLEGE, encoded by the coding sequence ATGGAGGCGAAGCACCAGAGCGAGAAGGCGGAGCTGGAGCGCCTGCAGCAGGAGGTGGAGAGTCAGCGCAAGGAGTCGGAGGAGGTGCAGCAGCGGATCCTCCATCAGGAGGAGAGCCTGCGCCGCCGCAGCCAGGACATCGAGAGCCGCCTGCGAGACTTCCTGGCCGAGAAGGAGAGCTTCGAAATGGAGCGGCGCTCGGAGGTCCACGAAGAAGAAGTCCAGCGGCAGAGACTGGAGGGGGAAG